One part of the Bacillus sp. FJAT-27916 genome encodes these proteins:
- a CDS encoding pyridoxamine 5'-phosphate oxidase family protein translates to MENIRAVIKGSQTLAGPFFECKANEAGGCPYILFLEWFQSAVQYGIYEPHAMTLSTIDQDGYPDARVLILKDVEEEG, encoded by the coding sequence ATGGAGAATATTAGAGCCGTCATTAAAGGGAGTCAGACCCTAGCAGGACCATTTTTTGAATGTAAGGCCAATGAAGCCGGCGGATGTCCGTACATCCTTTTTTTAGAATGGTTTCAGTCAGCTGTTCAATATGGCATCTATGAGCCGCATGCGATGACATTATCGACCATCGATCAAGATGGATATCCTGATGCAAGGGTGTTAATCTTGAAGGACGTAGAGGAGGAAGGCTGA
- a CDS encoding metallophosphoesterase family protein, protein MVAEKIAKKEKRLMKAAVIADVHGNAPALKAVLKSIDGQKDIDHIYCAGDMIGIGPDSNEVLRLLFSRTDVSMVTGNHDEAVLALLTGAEYPKSHAETKLHHQWIAKHLDPSFIPLLKGLPRTHRQTINGCTLLLTHYHIKPDRLLDPIGEDPFSGIIEPSMDNMVSLFADVSADIILFGHHHPLHYFKNDLACYVNPGSLGCSQKAAAPYAVIDFTTKPFSIQFEEVSYDKTAFLASYEKLQVPDRNFILPVFHGAVT, encoded by the coding sequence ATGGTAGCAGAAAAAATAGCGAAAAAGGAGAAACGATTAATGAAAGCCGCCGTCATTGCAGATGTACATGGAAACGCTCCCGCACTAAAAGCGGTGCTTAAATCTATCGATGGGCAGAAGGATATTGACCATATTTATTGTGCAGGAGACATGATTGGCATCGGTCCTGATTCGAATGAAGTTCTCCGACTTTTATTCTCAAGAACGGATGTTTCAATGGTGACAGGCAATCATGATGAGGCTGTTTTAGCCCTTCTAACCGGAGCGGAATATCCTAAGAGCCATGCCGAAACAAAGCTGCACCATCAGTGGATTGCCAAGCATCTTGACCCATCGTTCATCCCATTACTCAAAGGGTTGCCTAGGACACATAGACAGACAATCAATGGCTGTACATTGCTTTTGACACATTATCATATCAAACCTGATCGATTGCTTGACCCTATCGGCGAAGATCCATTCAGCGGGATTATAGAACCTTCGATGGATAATATGGTTTCTTTGTTTGCCGATGTTTCGGCAGATATCATCCTATTTGGGCACCATCACCCGCTGCATTACTTTAAGAATGACCTTGCCTGTTACGTAAATCCCGGCTCTCTCGGCTGCAGCCAAAAGGCCGCAGCACCTTATGCGGTGATCGATTTTACAACAAAGCCATTCAGCATCCAATTTGAAGAGGTATCTTACGATAAGACTGCATTTCTCGCTTCCTACGAAAAGCTGCAGGTTCCTGACCGGAACTTTATTCTCCCAGTCTTCCATGGGGCAGTCACATGA
- a CDS encoding alanine/glycine:cation symporter family protein — protein MEEFIKFLANDVFWSTPVIYILLGVGLIFSILTRFLQVRHLKDMVKLMFEGKSSSAGVSSFQALAISLSGRVGTGNIAGVASAIYYGGPGAVFWMWTIAFIGASSAFVESTLAQIYKVKKDGVYRGGPAYYIEKGIGWKWFAVLFAGAAIIAMAILMPGVQSNAIAGSFKEAFNIPTYITGGVIVLLLGFIILGGIKRIAQTAQLVVPFMAIGYILVSLIVIAFNITEVPGVISLIVSSAFGADSVFGGLLGSAIAWGVKRGVYSNEAGQGTGAHPAAAAEVSHPAKQGLVQAFSVYIDTLFVCSATAFMILFTGMYNVTAEDEQSLIVNNLGDTAEINESRPFTQMAVSEVLPGFGSGFVAIALFFFAFTTIMAYYYIAETNIAYLLKKRKGDVPIFLLKIVILAATFYGAVKTANLAWALGDIGLGIMVWLNIIAIVILAKPALITLKDYERQRKEGKDPVFNPKELGIKNADYWEQEDKEKKTNIS, from the coding sequence TTGGAAGAATTCATTAAGTTTCTAGCAAATGATGTTTTTTGGAGTACGCCGGTTATTTATATTTTATTAGGGGTCGGTCTCATTTTCTCTATTTTAACGAGATTTCTGCAGGTGAGGCATTTGAAGGATATGGTCAAGTTAATGTTTGAGGGCAAAAGCTCAAGCGCTGGGGTGTCCTCCTTTCAGGCGTTAGCCATTTCCCTTTCTGGGCGTGTCGGAACAGGGAATATCGCTGGGGTTGCCTCGGCCATTTATTATGGGGGGCCGGGAGCGGTATTCTGGATGTGGACGATTGCCTTCATTGGCGCCTCGAGTGCCTTTGTGGAATCAACGTTAGCTCAAATCTACAAGGTAAAGAAAGATGGCGTCTATCGCGGGGGGCCAGCTTATTATATTGAAAAAGGCATAGGCTGGAAATGGTTTGCTGTATTATTTGCCGGTGCAGCGATTATCGCTATGGCAATCTTAATGCCGGGTGTTCAATCAAATGCGATTGCAGGCAGCTTTAAGGAAGCCTTCAATATTCCTACATATATTACAGGTGGCGTGATTGTTCTTCTCTTGGGCTTTATCATTCTAGGGGGCATTAAGCGGATTGCCCAAACAGCCCAGCTCGTCGTTCCATTCATGGCTATCGGGTATATTCTCGTATCACTAATTGTTATTGCCTTTAATATCACGGAGGTTCCTGGGGTTATTTCTCTTATCGTCAGCAGTGCCTTCGGAGCGGATTCTGTCTTTGGCGGCCTATTAGGAAGCGCCATTGCATGGGGCGTTAAACGTGGCGTGTATTCCAATGAAGCAGGACAGGGTACAGGTGCCCACCCGGCTGCCGCTGCGGAAGTATCCCATCCAGCTAAACAAGGACTTGTCCAAGCGTTCTCCGTTTATATTGACACCTTATTTGTCTGCTCCGCGACAGCCTTTATGATTCTCTTCACGGGGATGTATAATGTCACGGCAGAGGATGAACAATCCTTGATTGTCAATAATCTTGGAGACACAGCTGAAATCAACGAGAGCCGTCCGTTCACACAGATGGCAGTCAGTGAGGTTCTGCCTGGATTCGGTTCCGGATTCGTAGCGATTGCTTTGTTCTTCTTCGCTTTCACGACGATCATGGCTTATTACTATATTGCAGAGACCAATATTGCCTACTTACTGAAGAAACGTAAAGGGGATGTACCAATCTTCCTGCTGAAGATTGTCATCCTGGCTGCTACCTTCTATGGGGCTGTCAAGACGGCGAACCTGGCATGGGCATTAGGAGATATCGGCCTTGGAATCATGGTGTGGCTGAATATCATCGCCATCGTGATCTTGGCGAAGCCGGCTTTAATCACGCTGAAGGATTATGAGCGCCAGAGGAAAGAAGGCAAGGATCCGGTCTTCAATCCAAAGGAGCTTGGCATCAAAAATGCTGATTATTGGGAGCAAGAGGATAAAGAAAAGAAAACGAATATATCCTGA
- the parC gene encoding DNA topoisomerase IV subunit A — translation MTSTEKYRDLPLEEVIGDRFGRYSKYIIQDRALPDARDGLKPVQRRILYAMHADGNTNEKPYRKSAKTVGLVIGNYHPHGDSSVYEAMVRMSQDWKLRRELIQMHGNNGSVDGDPPAAMRYTEARLSSIAGQLLSDIDKHTVDFVPNFDDTDEEPVVLPAKYPNLLVNGSTGISAGYATEIPPHNLGEIVDATIMRIDKPNCSVEDLMEVVKGPDFPTGGIIQGADGIRKAYETGKGKIVIRSKTEVETLRGGRQQIIITEIPFDVNKASLVKKIDELRLDRKLEGISEVRDETDRTGLRIVIELKKEIDSEVILQYLFKNTDLQVTYNFNMVAIYKKRPQLMGLRSMLDAYIDHRREVVTRRSEFELKKAREREHIVQGLIKMISILDRVIATIRASHDKMDAKKNLVAEFGFSQAQAEAIVSLQLYRLTNTDITALENEAAELQTKIAELTSILESDKKLMSVIKKELKEVKKVYADARRSQIEAKIEDIKINLEVLIPSEDVIVTVTKEGYIKRTSLRSYTASGGQDFGMKDGDRILHKMDINTTDTLLLFTNKGSYIYCPVHLLPDIRWKDAGQHISSIVPMDKDDCIIKAISVRDFEKPGYLLFVTKNGMVKKSELGLYKATRYSKPLVALNLKGDDCVVDVHLTDGTYTVFLATSHGYGLMFKEEDVPVIGARAAGVKGINLKDDDHVVSGKVFADDSSSMIALVTHRGAVKKMKRSEFEVGSRAKRGVVMLRELKKNPHRVVGIEMLDDLDQLYIESEKGKIEEIGSFQLRPSDRYSNGSFFMDEAENGPIIDNWIVKAETTDEAPN, via the coding sequence ATGACTTCTACAGAAAAATACCGCGATCTTCCCCTTGAGGAGGTTATTGGCGACCGTTTCGGACGCTATAGTAAGTACATCATTCAGGACCGTGCCCTGCCGGATGCAAGGGACGGCCTGAAGCCTGTTCAGCGCAGGATTCTTTATGCGATGCATGCTGACGGGAATACAAATGAAAAGCCATACCGTAAGTCAGCAAAGACGGTCGGTCTCGTTATTGGTAACTACCATCCACATGGTGATAGCTCTGTTTACGAAGCCATGGTTCGGATGAGTCAGGACTGGAAGCTGCGCCGTGAATTAATTCAAATGCACGGAAATAACGGGAGTGTAGACGGCGATCCGCCGGCTGCTATGCGTTACACAGAAGCAAGATTGTCCTCAATCGCAGGTCAATTATTAAGCGACATTGACAAGCATACGGTTGATTTCGTACCGAACTTCGATGACACGGATGAGGAGCCGGTTGTTTTGCCGGCAAAATATCCGAACCTGCTGGTAAATGGTTCTACCGGAATTTCTGCAGGTTATGCTACCGAGATCCCTCCGCATAATCTCGGGGAAATTGTCGATGCGACCATCATGCGTATCGACAAGCCAAATTGTTCGGTTGAGGACTTAATGGAGGTTGTCAAAGGACCTGATTTCCCGACAGGCGGAATCATTCAAGGCGCTGACGGTATTAGGAAGGCCTATGAAACCGGCAAGGGAAAAATCGTTATCCGCAGTAAGACTGAGGTTGAAACTTTGCGCGGGGGTAGACAGCAAATTATCATCACGGAAATTCCGTTTGATGTCAATAAAGCTTCTCTTGTGAAGAAGATTGATGAGCTTCGGTTAGATCGCAAGCTCGAGGGTATATCTGAGGTACGTGATGAAACGGACCGGACAGGTCTTCGTATTGTGATTGAATTGAAGAAGGAAATTGATTCTGAAGTTATCCTTCAATACTTATTTAAGAATACTGATCTTCAGGTTACATATAACTTTAATATGGTCGCTATTTATAAGAAGCGCCCGCAATTAATGGGACTGCGCAGCATGCTGGATGCCTATATCGATCATAGGCGCGAGGTTGTTACGAGACGTTCTGAATTTGAGCTGAAGAAAGCACGTGAAAGAGAGCATATCGTTCAAGGTCTTATCAAGATGATTTCCATTCTTGATCGAGTCATTGCCACTATTCGTGCCTCTCATGACAAGATGGATGCCAAGAAGAATCTCGTGGCTGAATTTGGCTTCTCACAGGCTCAGGCAGAAGCGATTGTTTCCTTGCAATTATACCGTTTAACGAATACGGATATTACAGCGCTGGAAAATGAGGCGGCGGAGCTTCAGACGAAAATCGCCGAATTGACTTCCATTCTTGAAAGCGACAAGAAATTAATGTCTGTTATCAAGAAAGAATTAAAGGAAGTCAAGAAAGTCTATGCAGACGCTCGCCGCTCTCAAATCGAAGCGAAGATAGAAGACATTAAGATTAATCTTGAAGTTTTAATCCCGAGTGAAGATGTCATCGTCACGGTTACGAAGGAAGGATACATTAAACGGACAAGCCTTCGTTCCTATACGGCAAGCGGCGGGCAGGATTTCGGCATGAAGGACGGGGACCGCATCCTGCACAAAATGGATATCAACACGACGGATACCCTCCTGCTATTTACGAACAAGGGAAGCTATATTTACTGCCCGGTTCATCTTCTGCCGGATATCAGGTGGAAGGATGCCGGCCAGCATATTAGCAGCATTGTTCCAATGGATAAAGATGACTGCATCATTAAAGCCATCTCTGTCCGTGATTTTGAAAAACCAGGATACTTATTATTTGTCACCAAGAATGGTATGGTAAAGAAATCTGAGCTTGGTTTATATAAAGCAACCCGTTATTCAAAACCATTGGTTGCCTTAAATCTTAAGGGCGATGATTGCGTTGTGGATGTCCATCTTACTGACGGAACATATACAGTCTTCCTGGCGACATCACATGGCTATGGTCTCATGTTCAAAGAGGAGGATGTTCCTGTCATTGGTGCAAGAGCGGCGGGTGTGAAGGGCATCAATCTGAAAGACGATGATCATGTCGTCAGCGGAAAAGTATTCGCAGATGATAGTTCCTCTATGATTGCTCTTGTGACACATCGAGGGGCAGTCAAGAAAATGAAGCGCTCTGAATTTGAAGTCGGCTCCCGCGCAAAAAGAGGGGTAGTCATGCTTCGTGAGCTCAAGAAAAATCCTCATAGAGTTGTTGGCATTGAAATGCTTGATGACCTAGATCAGCTATATATTGAATCGGAAAAAGGCAAGATTGAAGAAATTGGCTCCTTCCAGCTTCGTCCGAGTGATCGTTATTCGAATGGTTCCTTCTTTATGGATGAAGCGGAAAACGGTCCAATTATCGACAATTGGATTGTCAAAGCAGAAACAACAGATGAAGCTCCCAACTAA
- a CDS encoding GlsB/YeaQ/YmgE family stress response membrane protein, which translates to MSFLGILFVGGFIGWFAGLLAEEDIPNVRIGNFLAGLIGAWFGNGVMGEFGPETGGFFILPSLIGAVATCILVSWIMSVTNRS; encoded by the coding sequence ATGTCTTTTTTGGGGATTTTATTTGTCGGCGGATTTATTGGCTGGTTTGCGGGCTTGTTAGCTGAAGAGGATATCCCAAATGTTCGGATTGGCAATTTCTTGGCTGGATTGATTGGCGCGTGGTTCGGAAATGGCGTAATGGGGGAATTCGGACCGGAAACGGGCGGATTTTTCATTCTTCCGTCGTTGATCGGAGCGGTTGCCACATGTATATTAGTGAGCTGGATTATGTCTGTAACAAATAGATCTTAG
- a CDS encoding YcxB family protein: MKFHYEVRLEDIVQYYIHMSHTSPQFRFVVKGRQVRFFIVLLLLGAAGFFVWPPSNWLIYYGIWIILSFLLSKGYSFFIYRWIGRRLRKFHAKGKNEGVYGEKKIEINQNGITEQTDGMKDIIYQWSVVKEVYVTSLYVFIHVSEFTAIMIPRRIFGDKEAWENFQSDLKDYQGKERGGR, translated from the coding sequence ATGAAATTTCACTACGAGGTAAGGCTTGAGGACATCGTCCAATATTATATACATATGAGTCATACATCACCGCAGTTTAGATTTGTTGTAAAGGGGAGGCAGGTTCGCTTTTTCATCGTGCTCCTCCTGCTGGGAGCTGCAGGATTCTTTGTTTGGCCTCCCTCTAATTGGCTGATTTATTACGGGATCTGGATCATTCTATCTTTCCTTTTGTCTAAAGGTTATTCCTTTTTTATTTATCGCTGGATTGGCAGGAGGCTCCGAAAATTCCACGCGAAGGGGAAAAATGAGGGTGTTTACGGCGAGAAAAAGATAGAAATCAATCAAAATGGAATCACGGAGCAAACGGATGGAATGAAAGACATCATCTATCAATGGAGTGTGGTTAAAGAGGTTTACGTAACTTCTTTATATGTGTTTATTCATGTGAGTGAGTTTACAGCCATTATGATTCCAAGGAGAATCTTTGGAGACAAGGAAGCTTGGGAAAACTTCCAATCTGACCTTAAAGATTATCAAGGGAAGGAGAGGGGAGGCAGGTGA
- a CDS encoding staygreen family protein, whose amino-acid sequence MSALTNRLTVIFIPPYVTVGPVEGRTYTLTHSDETGELFLSVGGGIDSSKIDWKMRDEVIGTWQIRGGQYYLVCSVHISAGEFDENKARARYSIFKEEMPLALKGIINGDKGLFGYYPWLLNAPVQVEFCSIYPEFNQVMYYGLARHYQEG is encoded by the coding sequence ATGTCAGCTTTGACAAATCGCTTGACTGTTATATTTATCCCCCCTTATGTTACCGTAGGGCCAGTGGAGGGTCGTACGTATACACTGACCCATTCAGATGAAACAGGCGAGTTATTCCTAAGTGTTGGCGGCGGAATTGACTCCTCGAAAATCGACTGGAAGATGCGTGATGAAGTGATTGGGACCTGGCAGATCAGAGGAGGGCAATACTATCTGGTTTGTTCAGTCCATATTAGCGCAGGGGAATTCGATGAGAATAAAGCGCGTGCACGCTATTCAATCTTTAAAGAGGAGATGCCGCTTGCTTTGAAAGGAATCATCAATGGAGATAAAGGGTTATTTGGATACTATCCTTGGCTTTTGAATGCCCCTGTTCAAGTTGAGTTCTGCTCCATTTACCCTGAATTTAATCAAGTGATGTATTATGGATTGGCAAGGCATTATCAAGAAGGGTAG
- a CDS encoding LacI family DNA-binding transcriptional regulator gives MVTIKGIAKHVGVSPATVSRVLNHDPSITVKEATREKIFQAAKELGYRTVYERRALEQEITDSEQAEEIILIVLALSVEEEVRNPFYLSVRKGIEQELTRLGKKKMYMLRYEEHMDVPFPVKGVIVIGPVAEEEAAYMRRRFEQIVFVSGCPDQTRYDCVDIDHERVIEFAVTSFITAGLTRIAYMGSDGSHKRRQYFQETMQKKGLLESRTYLCEDRIEAGYEQMKGMIGSSQLPEAIFADGDLLALGVVQALQEERVSEVSVLSFPGQHEAAYSEKPLRVIQMPAEELGEWGARLLMERLRGKQGSSVRILLPVHHSV, from the coding sequence ATGGTGACAATTAAAGGGATTGCCAAGCATGTTGGTGTATCACCTGCAACCGTTTCAAGAGTGTTAAATCACGATCCATCCATCACGGTGAAGGAAGCAACAAGAGAGAAAATATTTCAGGCGGCAAAGGAGCTCGGTTATCGGACGGTTTATGAGCGCCGGGCGCTGGAACAAGAAATAACAGATAGTGAACAAGCAGAGGAAATCATCTTGATTGTGCTCGCCCTCAGTGTAGAGGAAGAGGTTAGAAATCCATTCTATTTATCTGTGCGAAAGGGAATTGAGCAGGAATTAACACGTTTGGGGAAGAAAAAGATGTATATGCTCCGTTATGAGGAGCATATGGATGTTCCTTTCCCTGTTAAAGGGGTTATCGTAATAGGTCCGGTTGCAGAAGAAGAGGCAGCTTATATGAGAAGACGGTTTGAACAGATTGTCTTTGTTAGCGGCTGTCCTGATCAAACGCGTTATGATTGTGTGGATATTGACCATGAGAGAGTCATAGAGTTTGCTGTTACTTCATTTATCACAGCAGGTTTAACCCGTATTGCCTATATGGGAAGCGACGGCTCTCATAAAAGGAGACAGTATTTTCAGGAGACGATGCAAAAGAAGGGACTGCTGGAGTCAAGGACCTATTTATGTGAGGACAGAATAGAGGCAGGATACGAGCAGATGAAGGGCATGATTGGATCTTCTCAGCTTCCGGAAGCGATATTTGCCGATGGAGACCTATTGGCTCTAGGAGTTGTACAAGCCTTGCAGGAAGAGAGGGTATCGGAAGTGTCTGTGTTATCTTTTCCTGGCCAGCATGAAGCTGCTTATTCCGAAAAACCATTAAGGGTTATTCAAATGCCTGCGGAGGAACTAGGGGAATGGGGGGCGCGATTGCTGATGGAGCGGCTTCGCGGAAAGCAGGGAAGTTCGGTCAGGATTTTACTGCCTGTTCATCACTCCGTTTAA
- the parE gene encoding DNA topoisomerase IV subunit B, with product MNQFDYNEDAIQVLEGLEAVRKRPGMYIGSTDTRGLHHLVYEIVDNSVDEVLAGYGDEIIVKIHKDNSISVVDKGRGMPTGMHRSGKPTPEVILTVLHAGGKFGQGGYKTSGGLHGVGASVVNALSEWLVVTIKRDGFIYEQRFENGGRPVTTLEKIGKTNQTGTTIHFKPDPSIFSTVVFNRETLSERLRESAFLLKGLKIELHDLRSDEKDVYHYENGIEAFVSYLNEEKDTLHPVVSFEGTQSDIEVEFSFQFNDGYSENILSFVNNVRTKDGGTHEVGMKTAMTRVFNDYARKAGLLKEKDKNLDGSDIREGLAGVVSVRIPEELLQFEGQTKSKLGTSDARSAVDSVISDKLAYYLLENTDIATLLVRKAIKAAQAREAARKAREDARSGKKRKKSEALLSGKLTPAQSRNPLKNELYLVEGDSAGGSAKQGRDRRFQAVLPLRGKVINTEKAKLEDIFKNEEINTIIHAIGGGVGADFSIEDINYDKIVIMTDADTDGAHIQVLLLTFFYRYMKPLIENGKIFIALPPLYKVSKGSGKREVIEYAWDDDELDSTIKKVGKGYMLQRYKGLGEMNADQLWETTMDPAQRTLIRVRIDDAARAERRVTTLMGDKVEPRRKWIESNVAFGLDEDNNILENENITVADEEEVI from the coding sequence TTGAATCAATTTGATTATAATGAAGATGCCATCCAGGTACTCGAGGGATTAGAGGCTGTCCGGAAAAGACCGGGCATGTATATTGGCAGCACTGATACTCGAGGCTTGCATCATCTAGTCTATGAGATCGTAGATAATTCAGTCGATGAAGTACTAGCTGGGTACGGTGATGAAATTATCGTAAAGATTCATAAAGATAACAGTATTAGCGTGGTTGATAAAGGACGCGGTATGCCGACAGGGATGCATCGCTCCGGCAAACCAACACCAGAGGTCATTCTCACTGTTCTTCATGCCGGCGGTAAGTTCGGACAAGGCGGCTATAAGACGAGCGGCGGCTTGCATGGGGTTGGGGCTTCTGTCGTGAACGCGCTTTCTGAATGGCTTGTCGTCACCATCAAGCGCGACGGATTTATCTATGAGCAGCGCTTTGAGAATGGAGGAAGACCGGTAACGACGCTTGAGAAGATTGGGAAGACCAATCAAACCGGAACAACCATCCATTTCAAACCAGATCCATCCATTTTCTCCACTGTGGTCTTTAACCGTGAGACATTGAGCGAGCGCTTGCGCGAGTCTGCTTTCCTTCTAAAGGGATTGAAGATTGAGCTGCATGACCTGCGCTCCGATGAGAAGGATGTCTATCATTATGAGAATGGGATTGAGGCCTTTGTCAGCTATTTAAATGAGGAGAAGGATACTCTTCACCCGGTTGTCAGCTTTGAAGGGACCCAATCCGATATTGAGGTCGAGTTTTCCTTCCAATTCAATGATGGGTATTCCGAAAATATCCTATCCTTCGTCAATAATGTCCGGACAAAGGACGGCGGCACACATGAGGTAGGCATGAAAACGGCCATGACACGTGTGTTCAATGATTATGCACGGAAAGCCGGCTTATTGAAGGAAAAAGATAAGAATCTAGACGGTTCAGATATTCGAGAAGGTCTTGCAGGTGTCGTCTCTGTCCGTATTCCTGAGGAGCTTCTTCAATTCGAGGGACAGACAAAGAGCAAGCTTGGAACAAGCGATGCCCGCTCAGCAGTTGATTCGGTCATTTCTGATAAACTAGCTTATTATTTATTGGAGAACACCGATATTGCCACCCTGCTCGTTCGTAAGGCCATTAAAGCGGCACAGGCACGCGAAGCAGCGAGAAAAGCACGTGAGGATGCGAGAAGCGGAAAGAAACGCAAGAAATCAGAGGCGCTTCTCTCCGGTAAGCTTACTCCTGCGCAATCCCGTAATCCGCTGAAAAACGAATTATATCTAGTGGAGGGGGACTCAGCCGGAGGTTCCGCAAAACAGGGGAGAGATAGACGCTTCCAAGCGGTTCTGCCTCTGCGCGGAAAGGTTATCAATACGGAGAAGGCGAAGTTAGAGGATATCTTCAAGAATGAAGAAATCAATACAATTATTCACGCCATTGGCGGCGGAGTCGGTGCGGATTTCTCCATCGAGGACATCAACTATGACAAGATTGTCATCATGACAGATGCCGATACAGACGGTGCTCATATTCAGGTGCTGCTTCTGACGTTCTTCTATCGTTATATGAAGCCTTTAATCGAAAATGGCAAGATCTTCATTGCTCTTCCGCCTCTTTATAAGGTCAGCAAGGGCTCAGGCAAGAGAGAAGTCATTGAGTATGCCTGGGATGATGATGAACTTGACAGTACTATCAAGAAGGTTGGAAAAGGCTATATGCTCCAGCGTTATAAAGGTCTCGGCGAGATGAATGCCGATCAGCTTTGGGAGACGACGATGGACCCGGCTCAGCGTACATTGATTCGTGTCCGCATTGACGATGCTGCAAGGGCTGAACGCCGTGTGACAACATTGATGGGCGATAAAGTCGAGCCGCGCCGAAAATGGATTGAATCCAATGTGGCATTTGGCTTGGATGAAGATAATAATATATTGGAAAATGAGAATATTACAGTCGCCGATGAGGAGGAAGTGATATGA
- a CDS encoding CoA-binding protein has product MIQNPSRDEIGNILKNAKKIAVVGLSENPERTSYMVSKAMQDSGYEIIPVNPAVKEVLGVKAIGSLKELDEHVDIVNVFRRPEFVMDLAKDFLDIDADVFWTQLGVVDEEAFQLLQEKGRKVIMDRCIKVEHALTK; this is encoded by the coding sequence ATGATACAGAATCCTAGCAGGGACGAGATCGGAAACATCTTAAAAAACGCAAAGAAAATTGCGGTTGTAGGGCTTTCTGAGAACCCAGAGCGAACTTCTTATATGGTATCGAAAGCGATGCAGGACAGCGGCTATGAGATCATTCCTGTTAATCCGGCTGTCAAGGAAGTGTTAGGTGTCAAAGCGATTGGCTCCTTGAAGGAACTTGATGAGCATGTGGATATTGTGAATGTGTTTAGAAGGCCGGAATTTGTCATGGATTTAGCAAAGGATTTCCTGGATATTGATGCGGATGTATTCTGGACTCAGCTTGGTGTAGTGGATGAAGAAGCTTTTCAGCTGCTGCAAGAGAAGGGCCGGAAGGTAATCATGGACAGATGCATTAAAGTCGAACATGCTTTGACGAAATAA
- a CDS encoding metallophosphoesterase family protein has product MKIIALSDTHMPRMAKSLPGRLVEELKDADYILHAGDWQTMDVYEELKKFAPVDGVCGNVDSGELVGKFGLQKVRTFEDFRIGIVHGHGKKGTTEQRALAAFADEEVDLILFGHSHIPLLKEVNGILLLNPGSPTDKRWQEHYSFAIIRLGSEMAVEHVFYSSKL; this is encoded by the coding sequence ATGAAGATCATTGCTCTATCAGACACACATATGCCGAGGATGGCAAAGTCCCTGCCAGGAAGGCTGGTCGAGGAGCTAAAGGATGCTGATTATATTTTGCATGCAGGTGATTGGCAGACGATGGATGTCTATGAGGAGCTAAAGAAATTTGCCCCAGTCGATGGCGTTTGCGGAAATGTGGATAGCGGAGAGCTGGTCGGAAAGTTTGGTCTTCAGAAAGTACGGACGTTTGAAGACTTTCGAATCGGAATCGTTCATGGTCATGGCAAAAAAGGAACAACCGAGCAGCGGGCACTGGCCGCATTCGCAGATGAGGAAGTAGACTTGATTCTATTCGGTCATTCCCATATTCCACTATTAAAAGAGGTCAATGGAATCCTTCTCCTTAATCCAGGTTCTCCTACGGATAAGAGATGGCAGGAGCACTATTCCTTCGCCATTATCCGCCTTGGAAGCGAGATGGCTGTTGAGCATGTTTTTTATTCAAGCAAGCTGTAA